ATATACTCTTTCTCTCTTATTACACTGCACATTTAAAACTACTTCTTTTAAAATAGTTTCTAATCTCAAATATTTACAACTTTAAAATCTGGAGAATTGGCTAGGAAATCTTAGGATTATTTCAGCTCCAGGCGTTAACAagtacaaacaaaatgttttttttttatcttatcTACGTAAGTTATATTATGTTATCGATGTACAAGGCGAAATAAaggtgctgttgttgttgttgttgatccTTTTGGATTTCATCTGTCAAAGAACAGTCACATTAATCCAACTTAGAGATGACCACCAGAGAAACTCTACGTGGAAAAAATTTCTGGCTGGAAGCAAAGACAACCAGGATTCTCTGCGTATTCTTTCCTTTCCTGGTCCTCTTTCTCCCTTAAAGCTGTCAACATCTCATTCAAACGGTCAAACAGCTCGGAGACACACCAGTCACTTTCATGAAGAAAACGAAAGTAATTCTGCAGAATTTTCTTGGAAATTGGGTCTTCCGTGAAAAGTGACTCGAACCTCTTCATTCCAGGAACGAGGCAGTTGTTTTCCTCATAACCAGGCTCACCGAGGATAGCTTTGTTAACAAGAACTCCTTTGGCAGAGTCGTACTTCTTCCACTGCCCTTGTAGTTGTATAATATACGGTATCAAAAAAGCCGAGACCCAACCGCAGTTTAAATTCACGCAAAAGTTAAGAATGGTAAATACCTCGCAAACTCTGTTGCCGAGCTGATCTTCAGTCCACATCTTGTCGTCAGGGTAGTTGCTTGCCATGAAGAGAACGATGTTTTTAAGAGCAAACGACGTTACGAGGCGATCTCTGCAACGCGAGCAGTTTCCCTCTTTCTGGATGGTGGGCATAAAGCCTTGAGCAACGCATTTGGCCAACTTGAAGCATTGAATGCGACCATTTTTCGGTCCATACTTGTTTAATTCTTCGCGCTCCTTTGAAGACATTGCAAAGCGCACACTGTTAAGGACATCTTCCACACGGTAGTCTTTGGGTAGTATGGCATATAACTTCATTTCGCCGTCAAGACAATTTTCCAGGAGGTAGTCCTTTTGTTCTAAGTACTCACTTTCCTCTTCTTCAAGCTTTGACTTATGAATGGGTACCCAAAAACAGATATCAATATCCACAATAAATCCATCCGAACGACGAGTAAGATGAAATGTTCGAGCTATGCTTTGTTCCTCTCCAGGGCAGTTCAATTCTGAGAGTTCCCATCCTTCCGGGATAAAGTCTGCCACATACAGAGACCAAATTGCCTTGATTGTTGACTGAAAGTTTTCTTGCACTTCCTTGGTGTAACCTTCCGAGGCGATGTCATTCGTGAGGGCCACGTAAGCAGGATTATCATACAACAACGACTCGtctttattcaaaattattcGGAAGAGTTCGTCGAAATGTTCGAAGTATGGAAGAACAATGGCGTAGTCCAACTCATCTGCTTTTCCAACTTTCGTGTTCTCGGCCATACTGCCTACCAGAACAATGTAACATTGTTCGAACACAATATAGCATGATTCTAGCTTTTCGGATGTTTTTCTCATCATTTCAGTCATCTCCTCGAGGATTTCTTGGCTGTCGATTTCAACGCCGTTTAATTCTGGCTCCATGAACCGGAGGAGATGACACAGCGGCAAGTCATCAGCAAGAGGAACTGAGAGATCAGATGTAAATGCCCAGTGCTCCGGCTCAAAGTCCTCCGCCTCATCATACTGAACAATTTGGCCTTGCAAGGGTTCGTTACGTTTTTCAATCGCCAATTCCACCGTCGGTAGGACGTCTCCTTCTGCCCCAGAAGCTGCAATACCTTGAGCGCCTCGATGAGTAGTTGCGTCACAGATGTCTGCTTTGTCTCCATTGTCTTCTTTGATCGGCATATTTATGGCACTTGGTTTATCCTCAAGTTCAGGGGGACAAGTTTCCATTTGTTCTCTCTCACATTCTCTCTCGTTGCATGTCCAATCTTTATATGGCCACTCGGGCCTGACATAGCTCTTGTAAGTCAGAGATACATTGGCTTTTTGACCTTCCATTCAAACCAGATGTGCTGGACTAACCTAGAGGGCAATAAAGCAGAATAGACTTAATGAACTATGAAAGAATACTCGCTGTCGACAACCTTGTTGCTTTTAAGCTATGCCAGCGAAAATGCCCAGCATTCGTCAGTTACCAAGAAACTTTCCAGCTGTGGTTTGTAATTTCAGAAAATCTGACGCGGACGAAGATTATCAGGCTGTCCTGGTTGTAAGCTTCGAGTTGATTTTCAGTATTTTAACGACCACTTTTTACGTCCAGGATGCGTCGAATCTTTTGTTGAAGGTTCTGTTACCAAAGTTATTTTACGGTGAGGGGTGCTGCTGGCTCTCCCGGTTTCACAgcgttgtttgttttttgttgcgattttttgtttgatttaattttataataataataataataataataataatatactaTTATTATGACAGTATATACTTATGGATGCCATGCAAAAAGCAAGCCAAACCTGGGGTGGCAAGCGTAACCCAGGGGCCTTGAAcgggaaacaaaaaagaaaaaaaaaagactaaaatGACTATATACATATCTATCTACAGTTAGTGAGTCTTATCACTTATTGTCCGTCTCTTCAGGTTAGCACTTTAAAAGTGCGCGCAATGTTTAAAGAGTGAGAGATGACCGCCTTCTGCATGCGGAGTAGGACGTCTCCTCTACGAGTGCCGAATAGTTCCCTCATTGCTAGATCTACTTCTCGGGACCATCCTCCCAACACATCAATAATGATGTTGAACTGCTTGACGGTGTAGGTTGGGAATTGCTGTTTCAATTCCCACCGAAGGGGGGCGTACTTGGTAGTCTTCTCCACCtccttcttcttattattattactattattattattattattattattattattattattactattattattattattattattattactcacTCATTGAAGTCATACCACTTAACATGACTGGGGCATCAAACGTAACCCATAGTAAGGAAAAACCTACATCTATAGaaaaatttctgaaatatgAATAACTAATGAAAACGTGTTCTTAAAATACCTAGAGTGAAAATATGGACCACTGCCTTCACCATTGCCCTACATTCACTCAAATCTAAGATAGTCGGCCAAATATTAGAGATAATCTAAGGAAATTACGACGAAACGTTTTAAAGTTCCGCCCAGGAAACTGCAGAGAAAATAagccaaataattttcataacaacATGCTATAGGTCGTTGATAACGTTTTGCTGCAGAAAAACCGTCAATGTAAACGAGCAAACGCCTTCATATTTGTTCATGTCTTGAAGGgaaattgtgcattttctaGTCAACTAATAACCGACTATTGGGGGCTAATCGTCCGGTGCGAATTGTCTTTGGGGCGAGTTGTCTGACATTCATCTTTTCGCTTCAGTTCGTACTATCTCCAGTTAGTAAATAGGCCACCTGACATAATGAAATCTCCATTTGGCTTCCATGTCAAATACAAAAACATCTCTTTCCCGAGTATGCAACAGATAAATATTACAGCTTATACTGAATACGTGAACCAATCGAGGAGCAGGCCGTGGGTATTAGAGATAAGCTGCTCCCGTTCtggccttgtagctcagtcggtggagcaacGGTGATCAAAATGCGAAGCTGGCgagggctaacgctcagatCGGACAATTCGGGAATTTACTTAGCACTGCAACTTACTATATGCAACTAAAGGCCAACGTTTATTACGTAACCGTTAATTATGTGTTCCAAGTAGTTGAGCTTAAACTGTCGTCTataaattcatttattttcgtTTCTCTTCAGTGTTGATGGTTTGTTCGTGCGCTCGAAACTGCCCAAATTTTTCTGATCTCTTCGAGAGTGCATTATTATGATTCGTTTTCTCCATAGAATTGCAAAAGTGTCTGAGAAATCCCACAACCCTACCTTGGCGCTAATGTTTCAACTCCTTCCACAAACCGCCGATTGAGGCCACCATTTTGTAGGCAGCACATAGCTAGTGCCCAATCTCCTGTGGTGAAATCTTACTTTCGTTAGTTTCGTTCACTTTCGTTCCTAAGTGTTCCGGGCGAAGTTCCGGGTTAACACAAGACGGAAAAATTTTGCCGGCCATGACTTAAATTGTGGTGCATGTTTGCATACGCTGTTTGATGAAAACTGTCCCCAATTAGTCACAAGAAGACCAATCAAAGGTGCAAAGTTTAATGCAACTGTTTGTATTGGAATTATAGCTTTGAGACCCATCGGCttactcaatgttgtacccaattcaaacccttaaAATAATACACGAAGAATCTTAAACCAGGGAGATTTGGATTGGGTACAACAAGGAGTCAGCCGAATAGGTCCCTCTATCAggtaaagaaaattaaatgaacTGCAAAATCCCATTTCAGCTTACGTACCAATCAGAAAATTGTTTTCCTGCCAAACTGAAGGCCTAGAAGGGTTGAAAGTAGTGCTAGTTGAAAGAGGGGAAATCCCCCAGACATTATATCTCTGGTCTGTACTTGAGCCTGTTAGGTACCAAGATAATGGATGTTTCATGCATGTTCAACAAAACATATGTAATTTACATAAGGAAAAGTACCtgtgaaaaatgcaaatttcatgCACATTTCTTTTTACAACACAAAGTTGCACAGTATTTAAAGCTCACAGAGAACTTACGGTTTGGAGGTGTTTTGCATACTTGTATGATTTTTGATATATTGTACTCATGGCTTATTCTAATTCTTTGAGATTGATTacataatcaagaggtaatgGGATGTTGATATCTTGAATCAAGCCACTATCTTGTGGCATGCAGTCTTACatttagtattttgaaaagtaacactgcccattttgcagaAACTTAACAAATGGATAATTTCTGAAAAGTAGGAGAAATTGAGTTGTCAGTCCTGAGGGCCAAATTGAATGGCGTGGACTTAGTAACTGGTCATTCTGCTCAGCCTTAGAAATCTATGAACTATAATGGGTTCAAATAGCCTGTAGTGAAGTGAGCCAGTTTCACTTTGTTATTTCAAATATGGGAAACGGTATAGTACGGTATATACAGTATTGAAAGGAATGTTTGTGCAGTGTGGTTGAGAgatgaaatgaagaaatgaacctcacacttgctggacaatctcagcAATTGTCTCTTATGTGcacctgaaaattttcatCAGTATGTAGTATTGTTGTTCAATGATCCTTGACCTATCTCTGCAGTTGCAGCTTTCATCATCACATGCTGACCACGACCTCACTCATAAAATTTGATTGATCTGTCTCAAAATCAATCATTCAAAATGTGAGATACACTGAATACCGTAGCCTGTTTATGAGCTGCTGGTCACCTCCATTTCAAAATTAGTGGtgaaaaaagtcaaattgaaatgaatttgaTTTGTGAAAAGTATTGAACTCAATTTTTGCTTGAATGGTTTTGCGTGAATGCTTATCTTAAAACAGAGGGGAACAGCATCTCAGAAATGGGTTATTAATTGCCATGTAAAGATGGCAACCTTTTGCAtcggaaaatgaaaaaaaaacatgataatTTGCTCCACTCTTCACTGGGACTTATGCCATTGATGTGTGTAATAAATCCCACCCACTTTTTGTCTTGAAGAACCAGTCGAATGGAGCGCCTATTTGTGTTAAAAGATGCTGAAGAATCAGAGGAGCTTCTTTACTCAGGACAAACTCTTAAAAACCCTTTTTTGGAAGGTAAAGTTAATACACTGTACAGTTGGGGGGTTTTGTCAGAGTTggatgtttcaaaatgataaattattaatattattattataataattgcaaatTCTTCACTGCGCTGTAACTAGGAATCGATACATGAATGCAGATCAATCTTTGCAAAAGGGCATTAAGCAGTGAATTTGCCTTAAATTTTTACGATTTTCAGTGATTTTTAATTCTCAAACTGTTCATTGTACACATAAGTAACTAACAAAAA
This sequence is a window from Acropora palmata chromosome 6, jaAcrPala1.3, whole genome shotgun sequence. Protein-coding genes within it:
- the LOC141883919 gene encoding uncharacterized protein LOC141883919 — translated: MEGQKANVSLTYKSYVRPEWPYKDWTCNERECEREQMETCPPELEDKPSAINMPIKEDNGDKADICDATTHRGAQGIAASGAEGDVLPTVELAIEKRNEPLQGQIVQYDEAEDFEPEHWAFTSDLSVPLADDLPLCHLLRFMEPELNGVEIDSQEILEEMTEMMRKTSEKLESCYIVFEQCYIVLVGSMAENTKVGKADELDYAIVLPYFEHFDELFRIILNKDESLLYDNPAYVALTNDIASEGYTKEVQENFQSTIKAIWSLYVADFIPEGWELSELNCPGEEQSIARTFHLTRRSDGFIVDIDICFWVPIHKSKLEEEESEYLEQKDYLLENCLDGEMKLYAILPKDYRVEDVLNSVRFAMSSKEREELNKYGPKNGRIQCFKLAKCVAQGFMPTIQKEGNCSRCRDRLVTSFALKNIVLFMASNYPDDKMWTEDQLGNRVCEVFTILNFCVNLNCGWVSAFLIPYIIQLQGQWKKYDSAKGVLVNKAILGEPGYEENNCLVPGMKRFESLFTEDPISKKILQNYFRFLHESDWCVSELFDRLNEMLTALREKEDQERKEYAENPGCLCFQPEIFST